The Apostichopus japonicus isolate 1M-3 chromosome 20, ASM3797524v1, whole genome shotgun sequence genome contains a region encoding:
- the LOC139961505 gene encoding uncharacterized protein isoform X1, producing the protein MGRAHSLLPQEFLSGEQPFYAREVGFHREDSFSGGPSKELPSRINRQRRSAERRELSQALHHDISTSSVASSTKCAATQTIISTVRHEANEFVGIPSLNPAFPPPSSSSLVSHIPLGSPPPPMHPAFILDMRQQSRPSVINKAPSTSKDHHQDGRENGHVDRENRRNGLRNSRLENFHVDAAAGKPSEVCDEIEEHFRRSLGQNYREEKPLGVSPSRSPVEVMPLTPPASASLPATSPPVSISGSVDDHFAKALGDKWSRIKTEMEPGAPTANPASPPNTPSPAALTSQVFKHTSFVSS; encoded by the exons ATGGGTCGAGCACATTCCTTACTACCTCAGGAATTTCTCAGTGGGGAGCAGCCATTTTATGCACGGG AGGTCGGTTTCCACAGAGAAGACTCATTTTCTGGTGGTCCATCCAAGGAACTTCCATCCAGGATCAACAGACAGAGAAGAAGCGCAGAGAGGCGGGAGCTCTCCCAGGCATTGCACCACGACATCTCTACCTCATCCGTTGCATCCTCGACCAAATGTGCAGCCACACAGAC TATCATCAGCACAGTGAGACATGAAGCCAATGAATTTGTGGGCATTCCATCCTTAAACCCAGCATTTCCTCCTCCCAGTAGTTCCAGCCTCGTCTCTCACATTCCACTCGgttcccctcctcctcccatgCATCCTGCTTTCATCCTGGACATGCGCCAGCAGAGCAGGCCCTCGGTCATCAACAAAGCCCCCTCTACGTCGAAGGACCACCACCAAGACGGGAGGGAGAACGGCCACGTGGACCGGGAAAACCGGAGAAATGGATTACGGAATTCTAGACTGGAAAACTTTCATGTAGATGCTGCTGCTGGGAAACCATCAG AGGTCTGCGACGAGATCGAAGAACATTTCAGACGGAGCTTAGGTCAGAATTACCGAGAGGAGAAACCTCTGGGGGTCAGTCCTTCGAGGTCACCTGTCGAGGTCATGCCCTTGACCCCTCCGGCCTCTGCTTCCCTGCCCGCAACATCCCCTCCCGTCTCCATTTCAGGATCAGTGGACGATCACTTCGCTAAGGCTCTGGGAGATAAATGGAGTCGAATCAAGACGGAGATGGAACCGGGCGCCCCCACGGCCAACCCAGCATCGCCCCCAAACACGCCCTCTCCAGCTGCTCTCACCTCGCAAGTCTTTAAACATACATCTTTCGTTTCTTCATGA
- the LOC139961505 gene encoding uncharacterized protein isoform X3, protein METPLDVLSRAASAVETDEKNEVGFHREDSFSGGPSKELPSRINRQRRSAERRELSQALHHDISTSSVASSTKCAATQTIISTVRHEANEFVGIPSLNPAFPPPSSSSLVSHIPLGSPPPPMHPAFILDMRQQSRPSVINKAPSTSKDHHQDGRENGHVDRENRRNGLRNSRLENFHVDAAAGKPSEVCDEIEEHFRRSLGQNYREEKPLGVSPSRSPVEVMPLTPPASASLPATSPPVSISGSVDDHFAKALGDKWSRIKTEMEPGAPTANPASPPNTPSPAALTSQVFKHTSFVSS, encoded by the exons ATGGAGACTCCGTTAGATGTTCTCTCGCGGGCAGCTTCTGCTGTTGAAACCGACGAGAAGAATG AGGTCGGTTTCCACAGAGAAGACTCATTTTCTGGTGGTCCATCCAAGGAACTTCCATCCAGGATCAACAGACAGAGAAGAAGCGCAGAGAGGCGGGAGCTCTCCCAGGCATTGCACCACGACATCTCTACCTCATCCGTTGCATCCTCGACCAAATGTGCAGCCACACAGAC TATCATCAGCACAGTGAGACATGAAGCCAATGAATTTGTGGGCATTCCATCCTTAAACCCAGCATTTCCTCCTCCCAGTAGTTCCAGCCTCGTCTCTCACATTCCACTCGgttcccctcctcctcccatgCATCCTGCTTTCATCCTGGACATGCGCCAGCAGAGCAGGCCCTCGGTCATCAACAAAGCCCCCTCTACGTCGAAGGACCACCACCAAGACGGGAGGGAGAACGGCCACGTGGACCGGGAAAACCGGAGAAATGGATTACGGAATTCTAGACTGGAAAACTTTCATGTAGATGCTGCTGCTGGGAAACCATCAG AGGTCTGCGACGAGATCGAAGAACATTTCAGACGGAGCTTAGGTCAGAATTACCGAGAGGAGAAACCTCTGGGGGTCAGTCCTTCGAGGTCACCTGTCGAGGTCATGCCCTTGACCCCTCCGGCCTCTGCTTCCCTGCCCGCAACATCCCCTCCCGTCTCCATTTCAGGATCAGTGGACGATCACTTCGCTAAGGCTCTGGGAGATAAATGGAGTCGAATCAAGACGGAGATGGAACCGGGCGCCCCCACGGCCAACCCAGCATCGCCCCCAAACACGCCCTCTCCAGCTGCTCTCACCTCGCAAGTCTTTAAACATACATCTTTCGTTTCTTCATGA
- the LOC139961505 gene encoding uncharacterized protein isoform X2 yields the protein MTLAYHQLFGFRLDPRLPFYSEVGFHREDSFSGGPSKELPSRINRQRRSAERRELSQALHHDISTSSVASSTKCAATQTIISTVRHEANEFVGIPSLNPAFPPPSSSSLVSHIPLGSPPPPMHPAFILDMRQQSRPSVINKAPSTSKDHHQDGRENGHVDRENRRNGLRNSRLENFHVDAAAGKPSEVCDEIEEHFRRSLGQNYREEKPLGVSPSRSPVEVMPLTPPASASLPATSPPVSISGSVDDHFAKALGDKWSRIKTEMEPGAPTANPASPPNTPSPAALTSQVFKHTSFVSS from the exons ATGACGCTCGCGTACCATCAACTCTTTGGGTTCCGTTTGGACCCCCGTCTTCCATTCTATTCAG AGGTCGGTTTCCACAGAGAAGACTCATTTTCTGGTGGTCCATCCAAGGAACTTCCATCCAGGATCAACAGACAGAGAAGAAGCGCAGAGAGGCGGGAGCTCTCCCAGGCATTGCACCACGACATCTCTACCTCATCCGTTGCATCCTCGACCAAATGTGCAGCCACACAGAC TATCATCAGCACAGTGAGACATGAAGCCAATGAATTTGTGGGCATTCCATCCTTAAACCCAGCATTTCCTCCTCCCAGTAGTTCCAGCCTCGTCTCTCACATTCCACTCGgttcccctcctcctcccatgCATCCTGCTTTCATCCTGGACATGCGCCAGCAGAGCAGGCCCTCGGTCATCAACAAAGCCCCCTCTACGTCGAAGGACCACCACCAAGACGGGAGGGAGAACGGCCACGTGGACCGGGAAAACCGGAGAAATGGATTACGGAATTCTAGACTGGAAAACTTTCATGTAGATGCTGCTGCTGGGAAACCATCAG AGGTCTGCGACGAGATCGAAGAACATTTCAGACGGAGCTTAGGTCAGAATTACCGAGAGGAGAAACCTCTGGGGGTCAGTCCTTCGAGGTCACCTGTCGAGGTCATGCCCTTGACCCCTCCGGCCTCTGCTTCCCTGCCCGCAACATCCCCTCCCGTCTCCATTTCAGGATCAGTGGACGATCACTTCGCTAAGGCTCTGGGAGATAAATGGAGTCGAATCAAGACGGAGATGGAACCGGGCGCCCCCACGGCCAACCCAGCATCGCCCCCAAACACGCCCTCTCCAGCTGCTCTCACCTCGCAAGTCTTTAAACATACATCTTTCGTTTCTTCATGA